Below is a window of 'Nostoc azollae' 0708 DNA.
AATCCACCAAAACCCAAAAAATTAGATGAAAAACAAGAAGCATTTTTGATTGCGACTGCTTGTTCTAATCCGCTAGAAGGAAGAGTGCGTTGGACAATGCAATTATTAGCGGAGCATTTAGTGAAGGTTGGTATCATAGATTGAATCTCAGACGAAACAATACGCCAAACTCTAAGAAAAATGAAATTAAACCGTGGTTAAAAGAATAGTGGTGTATTCCCGAAGTTAACCCAGAGTATGTGTTAAGAATGGAAGATGTTTTGGATTTGTACAATGAGCCATATGATCCGAAAAAACCTACACTCTGCCTAGATGAACGCCCATATCAATTATTAGAAGAAGTAAGACTTCCTTTGCCACCAGAACCACATCAGCCTGAAGGTTATGATTGTGAGTATAAACGCAATGGTGTTGTAAATTTATTTGGCTTTTTTGAACCAATAGCCGGGTGGAGGCATATTGAAGTTACACAAAGTCGGACAAAAGC
It encodes the following:
- a CDS encoding helix-turn-helix domain-containing protein — protein: MERTRENFVIGGLEFALKDGENPPKPKKLDEKQEAFLIATACSNPLEGRVRWTMQLLAEHLVKVGIID